Proteins from one Mesoplodon densirostris isolate mMesDen1 chromosome 1, mMesDen1 primary haplotype, whole genome shotgun sequence genomic window:
- the JAKMIP3 gene encoding janus kinase and microtubule-interacting protein 3 isoform X12, with the protein MSKKGAGGRSKGDKAEVLAALQAANEELRAKLTDIQIELQQEKSKVGRVEREKSQELRQLREHEQRKNAVLLTELKTKLHEEKMKELQALRETLLRQHEAELLRVIKVKDSENQRLQALLHALRDSAPDKVRTVLLSEAKEEARKGFEVEKVRMQQEISELKGAKKQVEEALTIVVQADKIKAAEIRSVYHLHQEEISRIKKECEREIRRLEQQLDEKDARRFQLKIAELSAIIRKLEDRNALLSEERNELLKRLREAESQYKPLLDKNKRLTRKNEDLSHTLRRMENKLKFITQENIEMRQRAGILRRPSSLNDLDQSQDEREVDFLKLQILEQQHLIDELSKTLETAGYVKSMLERDKLLRYRKQRKKMAKLPKPVVVETFFGYDEEASLESDGSSISYQTDRTDQTPCTPDDDLEEGLAKEETELRFRQLTMEYQALQRAYALLQEQVGGTLDAEREVKTREQLQADVQRAQTRIEDLEKALAEQGQDMKWIEDKQALYRRNQELIEKIKQMETEEARLKHEVQDAKDQNELLEFRILELEERERKSPAINFHHTHFVDGKSPLQAYCEAEGVMDILVSELMKKLDLLGDNAVSNLTNEEQVVVIQARTVLTLAEKWLQQIEETESALQRKMVDLESEKELFSKQKGYLDEELDYRKQSLDQAHKHILELEAMLYDVLQQEAGAKVADMLSEEEREKLRVAVEQWKRQVMSELRERDAQILRERMELLQLAQQRAKELEERIEAQKRQLKELEEKFLFLFLFFSLAFILWS; encoded by the exons GTCGGCCGCGTGGAGAGGGAGAAGAGCCAGGAGCTCAGGCAGCTGCGCGAGCACGAGCAGCGCAAGAACGCCGTCCTGCTCACCGAGCTCAAGACGAAGCTGCACGAGGAGAAGATGAAGGAGCTGCAGGCCCTGCGCGAGACGCTGCTGCGGCAGCACGAGGCCGAGCTGCTGCGGGTCATCAAGGTCAAGGACAGCGAGAACCAGCGGCTTCAGGCGCTGCTGCACGCCCTGCGCGACAGCGCCCCCGACAAGGTGCGCACCGTGCTGCTGTCCGAGGCCAAGGAGGAGGCCCGCAAGGGCTTCGAGGTGGAGAAGGTGAGGATGCAGCAGGAAATCTCCGAGCTGAAGGGGGCCAAGAAGCAGGTGGAGGAGGCGCTGACGATCGTCGTCCAGGCCGACAAGATCAAGGCCGCGGAGATCAGGAGCGTGTACCACCTGCACCAGGAGGAGATCTCCCGCATCAAGAAGGAGTGCGAGCGGGAGATCCGCCGGCTG gaacagcagttggatgaaaaggaTGCTCGGCGTTTCCAACTTAAGATTGCGGAGCTGAGCGCGATCATCCGGAAACTCGAGGACCGCAATGCCCTGCTGTCAGAGGAGAGGAACGAGCTG tTAAAGCGTTTAAGGGAAGCTGAAAGTCAGTACAAGCCATTGCTGGATAAAAACAAACGCCTTACTCGGAAAAACGAAGATCTGTCTCACACTTTACGTCGGATGGAAAACAAGTTAAAATTTATCACCCAGGAGAACATAGAGATG AGACAGAGGGCTGGCATCCTAAGGAGACCCAGTTCCTTAAACGACCTGGACCAGAGCCAGGACGAAAGAGAGGTGGACTTCCTGAAGCTGCAGATCCTGGAGCAGCAACACCTCATAGACGAGCTCTCCAAG ACTCTGGAGACTGCCGGCTACGTGAAGAGCATGTTA GAACGTGATAAGCTTTTAAGATAtcggaaacaaagaaagaagatggCAAAACTCCCCAAG CCGGTTGTCGTGGAGACCTTCTTTGGATACGACGAAGAGGCTTCCCTGGAATCTGATGGTTCTTCCATCTCTTATCAAACGGACAGGACAGACCAGACCCCGTGCACCCCAGACGACGACCTGGAGGAG GGCCTGGCCAAGGAGGAGACGGAGCTGAGGTTCCGGCAGCTGACCATGGAGTACCAGGCCCTGCAGCGGGCCTATGCGCTGCTGCAGGAGCAGGTCGGAGGGACGCTGGACGCAGAGCGAGAAGTTAAG ACCCGTGAGCAGCTACAGGCAGACGTGCAGAGGGCGCAGACGCGGATCGAAGACCTGGAGAAGGCCCTGGCAGAGCAGGGACAG GACATGAAGTGGATTGAAGACAAGCAAGCGCTGTATCGGAGAAATCAAGAGCTCATAGAAAAG attaaacAAATGGAGACAGAAGAGGCTCGGTTAAAGCATGAGGTCCAGGATGCGAAGGACCAAAACGAGCTGCTGGAGTTCCGGATCCTGGAGCTAGAG gagagggagaggaagtcGCCGGCCATCAACTTCCACCACACCCACTTCGTGGACGGGAAGAGCCCCCTGCAGGCGTACTGCGAGGCCGAAGGCGTGATG GACATCCTGGTCTCGGAGCTGATGAAGAAGCTGGACCTCCTGGGGGACAACGCCGTAAGT AACCTGACCAATGAGGAGCAGGTGGTCGTCATACAAGCCAGGACAGTCCTGACCTTGGCCGAAAAG TGGCTCCAGCAGATCGAAGAGACGGAGTCGGCCCTGCAGCGGAAGATGGTGGACCTGGAGAGTGAGAAG GAGCTGTTCAGTAAACAGAAGGGCTACCTGGACGAGGAGCTGGACTACCGGAAGCAGTCCCTGGACCAGGCTCACAAG CACATCCTGGAGCTGGAAGCCATGCTGTACGACGTCCTGCAGCAGGAAGCCGGGGCCAAAGTGGCAGACATGCTGTCGGAAGAGGAGCGCGAGAAGCTCAGGGTGGCGGTGGAGCAGTGGAAGCGCCAGGTCATGAGCGAGCTGCGCGAGCGGGACGCCCAGATCCTGCGGGAGCGCAtggagctgctgcagctggcGCAGCAG AGAGCTaaagaattagaagaaagaaTAGAAGCTCAGAAGAGACAACTAAAGGAACTGGAGGAAAAG tttctatttttgttcttatttttctccttagcttTCATTCTGTGGTCATAG
- the JAKMIP3 gene encoding janus kinase and microtubule-interacting protein 3 isoform X14 — translation MSKKGAGGRSKGDKAEVLAALQAANEELRAKLTDIQIELQQEKSKVGRVEREKSQELRQLREHEQRKNAVLLTELKTKLHEEKMKELQALRETLLRQHEAELLRVIKVKDSENQRLQALLHALRDSAPDKVRTVLLSEAKEEARKGFEVEKVRMQQEISELKGAKKQVEEALTIVVQADKIKAAEIRSVYHLHQEEISRIKKECEREIRRLLDEKDARRFQLKIAELSAIIRKLEDRNALLSEERNELLKRLREAESQYKPLLDKNKRLTRKNEDLSHTLRRMENKLKFITQENIEMRQRAGILRRPSSLNDLDQSQDEREVDFLKLQILEQQHLIDELSKTLETAGYVKSMLERDKLLRYRKQRKKMAKLPKPVVVETFFGYDEEASLESDGSSISYQTDRTDQTPCTPDDDLEEGLAKEETELRFRQLTMEYQALQRAYALLQEQVGGTLDAEREVKTREQLQADVQRAQTRIEDLEKALAEQGQDMKWIEDKQALYRRNQELIEKIKQMETEEARLKHEVQDAKDQNELLEFRILELEERERKSPAINFHHTHFVDGKSPLQAYCEAEGVMDILVSELMKKLDLLGDNAVSNLTNEEQVVVIQARTVLTLAEKWLQQIEETESALQRKMVDLESEKELFSKQKGYLDEELDYRKQSLDQAHKHILELEAMLYDVLQQEAGAKVADMLSEEEREKLRVAVEQWKRQVMSELRERDAQILRERMELLQLAQQRAKELEERIEAQKRQLKELEEKFLFLFLFFSLAFILWS, via the exons GTCGGCCGCGTGGAGAGGGAGAAGAGCCAGGAGCTCAGGCAGCTGCGCGAGCACGAGCAGCGCAAGAACGCCGTCCTGCTCACCGAGCTCAAGACGAAGCTGCACGAGGAGAAGATGAAGGAGCTGCAGGCCCTGCGCGAGACGCTGCTGCGGCAGCACGAGGCCGAGCTGCTGCGGGTCATCAAGGTCAAGGACAGCGAGAACCAGCGGCTTCAGGCGCTGCTGCACGCCCTGCGCGACAGCGCCCCCGACAAGGTGCGCACCGTGCTGCTGTCCGAGGCCAAGGAGGAGGCCCGCAAGGGCTTCGAGGTGGAGAAGGTGAGGATGCAGCAGGAAATCTCCGAGCTGAAGGGGGCCAAGAAGCAGGTGGAGGAGGCGCTGACGATCGTCGTCCAGGCCGACAAGATCAAGGCCGCGGAGATCAGGAGCGTGTACCACCTGCACCAGGAGGAGATCTCCCGCATCAAGAAGGAGTGCGAGCGGGAGATCCGCCGGCTG ttggatgaaaaggaTGCTCGGCGTTTCCAACTTAAGATTGCGGAGCTGAGCGCGATCATCCGGAAACTCGAGGACCGCAATGCCCTGCTGTCAGAGGAGAGGAACGAGCTG tTAAAGCGTTTAAGGGAAGCTGAAAGTCAGTACAAGCCATTGCTGGATAAAAACAAACGCCTTACTCGGAAAAACGAAGATCTGTCTCACACTTTACGTCGGATGGAAAACAAGTTAAAATTTATCACCCAGGAGAACATAGAGATG AGACAGAGGGCTGGCATCCTAAGGAGACCCAGTTCCTTAAACGACCTGGACCAGAGCCAGGACGAAAGAGAGGTGGACTTCCTGAAGCTGCAGATCCTGGAGCAGCAACACCTCATAGACGAGCTCTCCAAG ACTCTGGAGACTGCCGGCTACGTGAAGAGCATGTTA GAACGTGATAAGCTTTTAAGATAtcggaaacaaagaaagaagatggCAAAACTCCCCAAG CCGGTTGTCGTGGAGACCTTCTTTGGATACGACGAAGAGGCTTCCCTGGAATCTGATGGTTCTTCCATCTCTTATCAAACGGACAGGACAGACCAGACCCCGTGCACCCCAGACGACGACCTGGAGGAG GGCCTGGCCAAGGAGGAGACGGAGCTGAGGTTCCGGCAGCTGACCATGGAGTACCAGGCCCTGCAGCGGGCCTATGCGCTGCTGCAGGAGCAGGTCGGAGGGACGCTGGACGCAGAGCGAGAAGTTAAG ACCCGTGAGCAGCTACAGGCAGACGTGCAGAGGGCGCAGACGCGGATCGAAGACCTGGAGAAGGCCCTGGCAGAGCAGGGACAG GACATGAAGTGGATTGAAGACAAGCAAGCGCTGTATCGGAGAAATCAAGAGCTCATAGAAAAG attaaacAAATGGAGACAGAAGAGGCTCGGTTAAAGCATGAGGTCCAGGATGCGAAGGACCAAAACGAGCTGCTGGAGTTCCGGATCCTGGAGCTAGAG gagagggagaggaagtcGCCGGCCATCAACTTCCACCACACCCACTTCGTGGACGGGAAGAGCCCCCTGCAGGCGTACTGCGAGGCCGAAGGCGTGATG GACATCCTGGTCTCGGAGCTGATGAAGAAGCTGGACCTCCTGGGGGACAACGCCGTAAGT AACCTGACCAATGAGGAGCAGGTGGTCGTCATACAAGCCAGGACAGTCCTGACCTTGGCCGAAAAG TGGCTCCAGCAGATCGAAGAGACGGAGTCGGCCCTGCAGCGGAAGATGGTGGACCTGGAGAGTGAGAAG GAGCTGTTCAGTAAACAGAAGGGCTACCTGGACGAGGAGCTGGACTACCGGAAGCAGTCCCTGGACCAGGCTCACAAG CACATCCTGGAGCTGGAAGCCATGCTGTACGACGTCCTGCAGCAGGAAGCCGGGGCCAAAGTGGCAGACATGCTGTCGGAAGAGGAGCGCGAGAAGCTCAGGGTGGCGGTGGAGCAGTGGAAGCGCCAGGTCATGAGCGAGCTGCGCGAGCGGGACGCCCAGATCCTGCGGGAGCGCAtggagctgctgcagctggcGCAGCAG AGAGCTaaagaattagaagaaagaaTAGAAGCTCAGAAGAGACAACTAAAGGAACTGGAGGAAAAG tttctatttttgttcttatttttctccttagcttTCATTCTGTGGTCATAG
- the JAKMIP3 gene encoding janus kinase and microtubule-interacting protein 3 isoform X18, translated as MSKKGAGGRSKGDKAEVLAALQAANEELRAKLTDIQIELQQEKSKVGRVEREKSQELRQLREHEQRKNAVLLTELKTKLHEEKMKELQALRETLLRQHEAELLRVIKVKDSENQRLQALLHALRDSAPDKVRTVLLSEAKEEARKGFEVEKVRMQQEISELKGAKKQVEEALTIVVQADKIKAAEIRSVYHLHQEEISRIKKECEREIRRLQLDEKDARRFQLKIAELSAIIRKLEDRNALLSEERNELLKRLREAESQYKPLLDKNKRLTRKNEDLSHTLRRMENKLKFITQENIEMRQRAGILRRPSSLNDLDQSQDEREVDFLKLQILEQQHLIDELSKTLETAGYVKSMLERDKLLRYRKQRKKMAKLPKPVVVETFFGYDEEASLESDGSSISYQTDRTDQTPCTPDDDLEEGLAKEETELRFRQLTMEYQALQRAYALLQEQVGGTLDAEREVKTREQLQADVQRAQTRIEDLEKALAEQGQDMKWIEDKQALYRRNQELIEKIKQMETEEARLKHEVQDAKDQNELLEFRILELEERERKSPAINFHHTHFVDGKSPLQAYCEAEGVMDILVSELMKKLDLLGDNAWLQQIEETESALQRKMVDLESEKELFSKQKGYLDEELDYRKQSLDQAHKHILELEAMLYDVLQQEAGAKVADMLSEEEREKLRVAVEQWKRQVMSELRERDAQILRERMELLQLAQQRAKELEERIEAQKRQLKELEEKFLFLFLFFSLAFILWS; from the exons GTCGGCCGCGTGGAGAGGGAGAAGAGCCAGGAGCTCAGGCAGCTGCGCGAGCACGAGCAGCGCAAGAACGCCGTCCTGCTCACCGAGCTCAAGACGAAGCTGCACGAGGAGAAGATGAAGGAGCTGCAGGCCCTGCGCGAGACGCTGCTGCGGCAGCACGAGGCCGAGCTGCTGCGGGTCATCAAGGTCAAGGACAGCGAGAACCAGCGGCTTCAGGCGCTGCTGCACGCCCTGCGCGACAGCGCCCCCGACAAGGTGCGCACCGTGCTGCTGTCCGAGGCCAAGGAGGAGGCCCGCAAGGGCTTCGAGGTGGAGAAGGTGAGGATGCAGCAGGAAATCTCCGAGCTGAAGGGGGCCAAGAAGCAGGTGGAGGAGGCGCTGACGATCGTCGTCCAGGCCGACAAGATCAAGGCCGCGGAGATCAGGAGCGTGTACCACCTGCACCAGGAGGAGATCTCCCGCATCAAGAAGGAGTGCGAGCGGGAGATCCGCCGGCTG cagttggatgaaaaggaTGCTCGGCGTTTCCAACTTAAGATTGCGGAGCTGAGCGCGATCATCCGGAAACTCGAGGACCGCAATGCCCTGCTGTCAGAGGAGAGGAACGAGCTG tTAAAGCGTTTAAGGGAAGCTGAAAGTCAGTACAAGCCATTGCTGGATAAAAACAAACGCCTTACTCGGAAAAACGAAGATCTGTCTCACACTTTACGTCGGATGGAAAACAAGTTAAAATTTATCACCCAGGAGAACATAGAGATG AGACAGAGGGCTGGCATCCTAAGGAGACCCAGTTCCTTAAACGACCTGGACCAGAGCCAGGACGAAAGAGAGGTGGACTTCCTGAAGCTGCAGATCCTGGAGCAGCAACACCTCATAGACGAGCTCTCCAAG ACTCTGGAGACTGCCGGCTACGTGAAGAGCATGTTA GAACGTGATAAGCTTTTAAGATAtcggaaacaaagaaagaagatggCAAAACTCCCCAAG CCGGTTGTCGTGGAGACCTTCTTTGGATACGACGAAGAGGCTTCCCTGGAATCTGATGGTTCTTCCATCTCTTATCAAACGGACAGGACAGACCAGACCCCGTGCACCCCAGACGACGACCTGGAGGAG GGCCTGGCCAAGGAGGAGACGGAGCTGAGGTTCCGGCAGCTGACCATGGAGTACCAGGCCCTGCAGCGGGCCTATGCGCTGCTGCAGGAGCAGGTCGGAGGGACGCTGGACGCAGAGCGAGAAGTTAAG ACCCGTGAGCAGCTACAGGCAGACGTGCAGAGGGCGCAGACGCGGATCGAAGACCTGGAGAAGGCCCTGGCAGAGCAGGGACAG GACATGAAGTGGATTGAAGACAAGCAAGCGCTGTATCGGAGAAATCAAGAGCTCATAGAAAAG attaaacAAATGGAGACAGAAGAGGCTCGGTTAAAGCATGAGGTCCAGGATGCGAAGGACCAAAACGAGCTGCTGGAGTTCCGGATCCTGGAGCTAGAG gagagggagaggaagtcGCCGGCCATCAACTTCCACCACACCCACTTCGTGGACGGGAAGAGCCCCCTGCAGGCGTACTGCGAGGCCGAAGGCGTGATG GACATCCTGGTCTCGGAGCTGATGAAGAAGCTGGACCTCCTGGGGGACAACGCC TGGCTCCAGCAGATCGAAGAGACGGAGTCGGCCCTGCAGCGGAAGATGGTGGACCTGGAGAGTGAGAAG GAGCTGTTCAGTAAACAGAAGGGCTACCTGGACGAGGAGCTGGACTACCGGAAGCAGTCCCTGGACCAGGCTCACAAG CACATCCTGGAGCTGGAAGCCATGCTGTACGACGTCCTGCAGCAGGAAGCCGGGGCCAAAGTGGCAGACATGCTGTCGGAAGAGGAGCGCGAGAAGCTCAGGGTGGCGGTGGAGCAGTGGAAGCGCCAGGTCATGAGCGAGCTGCGCGAGCGGGACGCCCAGATCCTGCGGGAGCGCAtggagctgctgcagctggcGCAGCAG AGAGCTaaagaattagaagaaagaaTAGAAGCTCAGAAGAGACAACTAAAGGAACTGGAGGAAAAG tttctatttttgttcttatttttctccttagcttTCATTCTGTGGTCATAG
- the JAKMIP3 gene encoding janus kinase and microtubule-interacting protein 3 isoform X15: MSKKGAGGRSKGDKAEVLAALQAANEELRAKLTDIQIELQQEKSKVGRVEREKSQELRQLREHEQRKNAVLLTELKTKLHEEKMKELQALRETLLRQHEAELLRVIKVKDSENQRLQALLHALRDSAPDKVRTVLLSEAKEEARKGFEVEKVRMQQEISELKGAKKQVEEALTIVVQADKIKAAEIRSVYHLHQEEISRIKKECEREIRRLQLDEKDARRFQLKIAELSAIIRKLEDRNALLSEERNELLKRLREAESQYKPLLDKNKRLTRKNEDLSHTLRRMENKLKFITQENIEMRQRAGILRRPSSLNDLDQSQDEREVDFLKLQILEQQHLIDELSKTLETAGYVKSMLERDKLLRYRKQRKKMAKLPKPVVVETFFGYDEEASLESDGSSISYQTDRTDQTPCTPDDDLEEGLAKEETELRFRQLTMEYQALQRAYALLQEQVGGTLDAEREVKTREQLQADVQRAQTRIEDLEKALAEQGQDMKWIEDKQALYRRNQELIEKIKQMETEEARLKHEVQDAKDQNELLEFRILELEERERKSPAINFHHTHFVDGKSPLQAYCEAEGVMDILVSELMKKLDLLGDNANLTNEEQVVVIQARTVLTLAEKWLQQIEETESALQRKMVDLESEKELFSKQKGYLDEELDYRKQSLDQAHKHILELEAMLYDVLQQEAGAKVADMLSEEEREKLRVAVEQWKRQVMSELRERDAQILRERMELLQLAQQRAKELEERIEAQKRQLKELEEKFLFLFLFFSLAFILWS; this comes from the exons GTCGGCCGCGTGGAGAGGGAGAAGAGCCAGGAGCTCAGGCAGCTGCGCGAGCACGAGCAGCGCAAGAACGCCGTCCTGCTCACCGAGCTCAAGACGAAGCTGCACGAGGAGAAGATGAAGGAGCTGCAGGCCCTGCGCGAGACGCTGCTGCGGCAGCACGAGGCCGAGCTGCTGCGGGTCATCAAGGTCAAGGACAGCGAGAACCAGCGGCTTCAGGCGCTGCTGCACGCCCTGCGCGACAGCGCCCCCGACAAGGTGCGCACCGTGCTGCTGTCCGAGGCCAAGGAGGAGGCCCGCAAGGGCTTCGAGGTGGAGAAGGTGAGGATGCAGCAGGAAATCTCCGAGCTGAAGGGGGCCAAGAAGCAGGTGGAGGAGGCGCTGACGATCGTCGTCCAGGCCGACAAGATCAAGGCCGCGGAGATCAGGAGCGTGTACCACCTGCACCAGGAGGAGATCTCCCGCATCAAGAAGGAGTGCGAGCGGGAGATCCGCCGGCTG cagttggatgaaaaggaTGCTCGGCGTTTCCAACTTAAGATTGCGGAGCTGAGCGCGATCATCCGGAAACTCGAGGACCGCAATGCCCTGCTGTCAGAGGAGAGGAACGAGCTG tTAAAGCGTTTAAGGGAAGCTGAAAGTCAGTACAAGCCATTGCTGGATAAAAACAAACGCCTTACTCGGAAAAACGAAGATCTGTCTCACACTTTACGTCGGATGGAAAACAAGTTAAAATTTATCACCCAGGAGAACATAGAGATG AGACAGAGGGCTGGCATCCTAAGGAGACCCAGTTCCTTAAACGACCTGGACCAGAGCCAGGACGAAAGAGAGGTGGACTTCCTGAAGCTGCAGATCCTGGAGCAGCAACACCTCATAGACGAGCTCTCCAAG ACTCTGGAGACTGCCGGCTACGTGAAGAGCATGTTA GAACGTGATAAGCTTTTAAGATAtcggaaacaaagaaagaagatggCAAAACTCCCCAAG CCGGTTGTCGTGGAGACCTTCTTTGGATACGACGAAGAGGCTTCCCTGGAATCTGATGGTTCTTCCATCTCTTATCAAACGGACAGGACAGACCAGACCCCGTGCACCCCAGACGACGACCTGGAGGAG GGCCTGGCCAAGGAGGAGACGGAGCTGAGGTTCCGGCAGCTGACCATGGAGTACCAGGCCCTGCAGCGGGCCTATGCGCTGCTGCAGGAGCAGGTCGGAGGGACGCTGGACGCAGAGCGAGAAGTTAAG ACCCGTGAGCAGCTACAGGCAGACGTGCAGAGGGCGCAGACGCGGATCGAAGACCTGGAGAAGGCCCTGGCAGAGCAGGGACAG GACATGAAGTGGATTGAAGACAAGCAAGCGCTGTATCGGAGAAATCAAGAGCTCATAGAAAAG attaaacAAATGGAGACAGAAGAGGCTCGGTTAAAGCATGAGGTCCAGGATGCGAAGGACCAAAACGAGCTGCTGGAGTTCCGGATCCTGGAGCTAGAG gagagggagaggaagtcGCCGGCCATCAACTTCCACCACACCCACTTCGTGGACGGGAAGAGCCCCCTGCAGGCGTACTGCGAGGCCGAAGGCGTGATG GACATCCTGGTCTCGGAGCTGATGAAGAAGCTGGACCTCCTGGGGGACAACGCC AACCTGACCAATGAGGAGCAGGTGGTCGTCATACAAGCCAGGACAGTCCTGACCTTGGCCGAAAAG TGGCTCCAGCAGATCGAAGAGACGGAGTCGGCCCTGCAGCGGAAGATGGTGGACCTGGAGAGTGAGAAG GAGCTGTTCAGTAAACAGAAGGGCTACCTGGACGAGGAGCTGGACTACCGGAAGCAGTCCCTGGACCAGGCTCACAAG CACATCCTGGAGCTGGAAGCCATGCTGTACGACGTCCTGCAGCAGGAAGCCGGGGCCAAAGTGGCAGACATGCTGTCGGAAGAGGAGCGCGAGAAGCTCAGGGTGGCGGTGGAGCAGTGGAAGCGCCAGGTCATGAGCGAGCTGCGCGAGCGGGACGCCCAGATCCTGCGGGAGCGCAtggagctgctgcagctggcGCAGCAG AGAGCTaaagaattagaagaaagaaTAGAAGCTCAGAAGAGACAACTAAAGGAACTGGAGGAAAAG tttctatttttgttcttatttttctccttagcttTCATTCTGTGGTCATAG